A window of Malania oleifera isolate guangnan ecotype guangnan chromosome 5, ASM2987363v1, whole genome shotgun sequence contains these coding sequences:
- the LOC131156168 gene encoding 11S globulin seed storage protein 2-like gives MATRILLPIILLSLLLSMAVGTHPSETSQSTTEQPQLKELKVSRPSRKIKSEGGLTELFDPKENQFQFVGTAVLKNTLKPKTLSLPNFHPAPRLVYIERGRGLLGITYPGCPETYHSETSTGGREDSEKKEKESGSIKRDQHQKVHRVKQGDIVLLQSGVTHFCLNDGDEDLVAVSVNDLNNVNNQLGRRFRAFYLAGGVPKEQRESEEDPEFFQNIFRELNAELLAEVYDTSVEIIKQMQDEENDRGLIVKIREGIKVIRPSEQEQDEEGKEDIVLKQQNGLEEVSCTAKINQNIDKPKDAYIYARKAGRLNVVNELTLPILRLADMSAEKLNLLPNALLAPHYTMNSHTIGYVTEGQAHVQIVDYNGQIALNETLHRGEVFVIPQLFVSILKAGKSGFEVVFFKTSSRPMVSSLAGYGSILRGLPLQVITNSYQISPNDAQEVKQNRKYEHLLLSPSPRHSSS, from the exons ATGGCAACCAGGATACTCCTACCGATAATCCTCCTCTCTCTGCTTCTATCCATGGCAGTTGGGACGCACCCATCGGAGACTAGCCAGAGTACAACCGAGCAACCCCAGCTCAAGGAGCTCAAAGTGAGCAGACCGTCCCGCAAAATCAAGTCAGAGGGCGGCTTGACCGAGCTCTTTGATCCGAAGGAAAACCAGTTCCAGTTTGTCGGAACTGCGGTGTTAAAGAACACTTTGAAACCCAAGACCCTCTCTTTGCCCAACTTCCATCCTGCACCTCGTCTCGTTTACATCGAAAGAG GTAGAGGCTTGCTAGGTATAACATATCCAGGATGTCCAGAAACATACCACTCTGAGACGAGCACTGGTGGCCGTGAGGACAGtgagaagaaagaaaaggaaagtggCAGCATAAAAAGAGACCAACACCAAAAGGTGCACCGGGTTAAGCAGGGAGACATTGTACTCCTCCAATCTGGCGTAACCCACTTCTGCCTAAATGACGGTGATGAGGATCTAGTTGCTGTCTCCGTCAATGACCTCAACAACGTGAATAACCAACTTGGCCGCAGATTTAGA GCATTTTACCTTGCTGGTGGGGTACCCAAGGAGCAACGGGAGAGTGAAGAAGACCCTGAGTTCTTCCAAAATATATTTCGTGAATTGAATGCAGAGTTGCTGGCTGAGGTCTATGACACTTCGGTGGAAATTATAAAGCAAATGCAGGACGAGGAGAACGACCGTGGTCTTATTGTTAAAATTCGAGAAGGGATAAAAGTGATTAGGCCTAGTGAACAAGAGCAAGATGAAGAGGGGAAAGAAGATATAGTTCTAAAACAACAAAATGGATTGGAAGAAGTTTCTTGCACTGCGAAAATTAACCAAAACATTGATAAACCAAAGGATGCATACATCTATGCTAGGAAAGCTGGAAGGCTCAATGTTGTGAATGAGCTCACTCTTCCCATCCTTCGACTTGCAGACATGAGCGCTGAAAAGCTCAACCTTCTCCCG AACGCATTGTTAGCGCCGCACTACACAATGAATAGCCACACCATTGGCTACGTGACTGAAGGCCAGGCGCATGTCCAAATTGTAGATTACAATGGGCAGATTGCACTAAATGAAACACTGCACCGAGGGGAAGTGTTTGTCATCCCTCAATTGTTCGTCTCTATATTAAAGGCTGGAAAAAGTGGCTTTGAAGTTGTGTTCTTTAAAACAAGTAGCCGACCGATGGTGAGCTCTCTAGCTGGTTACGGTTCAATTTTAAGGGGCTTGCCACTTCAAGTGATCACCAACTCATACCAAATCTCCCCTAATGATGCCCAAGAGGTGAAACAAAATAGGAAATACGAACACTTACTATTGTCTCCTAGCCCTCGGCATTCCTCCTCTTAG